A genomic region of Arachis stenosperma cultivar V10309 chromosome 9, arast.V10309.gnm1.PFL2, whole genome shotgun sequence contains the following coding sequences:
- the LOC130947909 gene encoding uncharacterized protein LOC130947909, which translates to MVAEAWFVKMGNQVSSNLKHALLLETSSGKRKQQQHSSTIKNNDKVTIDILSFEVANVISKTVHLHKSLSDSEISRLRNEILTSEAVRSLVSSDHSYLLDLALAEKLDELNRVAGVVSRLGKKCSVPALQGFEHVYGDIVSGVIDVNELGFLVKHMEGMVRKMDRYVSNTKNLYSEMEVLNQLEQAMNKFQNNQNEESRRVFEQKLAWQRQDVRHLKEISLWNQTFDKVVELLARTVCTIYARMSVVFGDSALRKNSIGLAGGSPPPECGLVSGQISVPMKSEKLNRNHSGRSGSHSGSIGRTVERKGSIGGRPRMDTRRGDLAYLQPEDFVLPCGTSPGRLFMECLSLSSSVSKFDDDDDSVIDHGDRCSHSIGLGNNVKKKEQSCHSSGFDHAQISVLFNGDLRAKSGVQSCSTFGPKSRLAVYASPSTLGGCALALHYANVIIVLEKLLSYPHLVGEEARDDLYQMLPTSLRLSLKAKLKSYVKNLAIYDAPLAHDWKVTLDGILRGLAPLAHNMIRWQSERNFEQHQIVSRTNVLLLQTLYFADKEKTEEAICEILIGLNYICRYEHQQNALLDCASSFDFEDCMEWQLQCGSSLLN; encoded by the coding sequence ATGGTTGCAGAGGCCTGGTTTGTGAAGATGGGTAACCAAGTCAGTTCCAATCTCAAGCACGCCCTTCTTCTAGAAACTTCTTCGGGAAAGAGGAAGCAGCAGCAACACAGCAGCACCATCAAGAACAACGATAAGGTAACCATTGACATTCTTTCTTTTGAAGTAGCCAATGTCATCTCCAAAACGGTTCATCTTCACAAATCCCTTTCGGATTCTGAGATCTCGAGGCTCAGGAATGAGATCTTGACCTCTGAAGCTGTTAGGAGTCTCGTTTCCTCCGACCATTCCTATCTCCTCGACCTTGCTCTCGCCGAGAAGCTCGACGAGTTGAACCGCGTCGCCGGCGTCGTTTCCAGGTTAGGGAAGAAGTGTTCTGTCCCTGCATTGCAGGGATTTGAGCATGTGTATGGTGACATTGTGAGTGGGGTAATAGATGTCAATGAATTAGGGTTCTTGGTTAAGCATATGGAAGGTATGGTGAGGAAGATGGATAGGTATGTTAGTAACACTAAGAATTTGTATAGTGAAATGGAGGTTTTGAATCAATTGGAGCAAGCTATGAACAAATTTCAGAATAATCAGAATGAGGAGAGTAGGAGGGTCTTTGAGCAGAAACTCGCATGGCAGAGGCAAGATGTTAGGCATCTCAAGGAAATTTCACTTTGGAATCAAACATTTGATAAGGTTGTCGAGTTGTTGGCCAGAACAGTTTGCACCATCTATGCTAGGATGTCAGTGGTTTTCGGGGATTCTGCATTGAGGAAGAATAGCATTGGGCTTGCTGGAGGTTCTCCTCCACCTGAGTGTGGCTTGGTGTCTGGCCAAATTAGTGTTCCTATGAAATCGGAGAAGTTGAATCGCAATCACAGTGGCAGAAGTGGAAGTCATTCGGGCTCTATTGGGAGAACTGTGGAGAGAAAGGGAAGTATTGGTGGTAGGCCGCGGATGGATACGAGGAGAGGCGATTTAGCATATCTCCAACCTGAAGATTTCGTTCTTCCTTGTGGAACAAGTCCGGGGAGACTTTTCATGGAATGTCTAAGTTTAAGCAGCTCTGTCTCTaaatttgatgatgatgatgattctGTTATTGATCATGGGGACCGATGCAGTCACAGTATTGGTTTAGGGAATAATGTCAAGAAAAAGGAGCAGTCGTGCCATTCCAGTGGGTTCGATCATGCTCAAATCAGTGTTCTTTTCAATGGAGATCTAAGAGCAAAATCCGGTGTTCAGAGTTGCTCAACCTTTGGTCCCAAGAGTAGATTAGCTGTTTATGCTTCTCCTTCCACTCTTGGAGGCTGCGCTCTTGCTTTGCACTATGCTAATGTCATAATTGTCCTCGAGAAACTGCTTAGCTATCCTCATTTAGTTGGAGAGGAAGCGAGGGATGATCTCTATCAGATGCTACCGACGAGCTTAAGGTTATCGCTGAAGGCAAAGCTGAAGTCTTACGTCAAGAATTTGGCCATATATGATGCTCCTCTTGCCCACGACTGGAAGGTGACTCTTGACGGTATACTTAGGGGGCTTGCGCCTCTCGCGCATAACATGATAAGATGGCAAAGTGAAAGGAATTTTGAGCAACACCAAATTGTTAGCAGGACGAATGTGCTGCTACTTCAGACCTTGTACTTTGCTGATAAGGAAAAGACAGAGGAAGCGATCTGCGAGATTCTTATTGGGTTGAATTACATATGCCGTTATGAACATCAACAGAACGCTTTGTTGGATTGTGCAAGCAGTTTTGACTTTGAAGATTGCATGGAGTGGCAATTGCAGTGTGGATCTTCTTTGCTTAATTGA
- the LOC130949985 gene encoding uncharacterized protein LOC130949985, producing MRAKVPRNFKSPDMNLYDGTTDPKHHLSNFKSRMYLADASDATRCKAFPTTLSKAVMKWFDSLPPRSVTSFEDLSRKFLMRFSIQKDKVKHAPSLLGVKQEVREPLRDYMERFNKACLEIQDLPTEAVIMGLVNGLREGPFSQSISKRHLTSLSDVQERAEKYINMEENVKLREPSWRMGPPHSAKEKEREPKKKEEVGPNRSRRYHSYTPLKVSLVDVYREICNTERLPPPRPIKNKKGGVATTTANTIRYMATQQMIATTSKM from the coding sequence atgagggcgaAAGTTCCaagaaacttcaaaagccctgatatgaaCCTCTATGACGGAACCACAGACCCGAAGCATCATTTAAGcaatttcaaaagtcggatgtatctggCTGATGCTTCTGATGCAACACGCTGCAAGGCTTTTCCGACCACCCTGTCGAAAGCGGTGATGAAGTGGTTTGATAGCCTCCCTCCAAGGTCGGTTACCAGCTTTGAGGACCTCTCAAGAAAATTTCTAATgcgattctccatccaaaaagaTAAAGTAAAACACGCGCCGAGCCTCCTAGGAGTTAAACAGGAGGTCAGGGAACCTCTGCGTGAttacatggaaaggttcaacaaagcatgtttggaAATTCAAGATCTACCCACAGAGGCAGTTATCATGGGATTAGTAaatggacttagagaaggcCCCTTCTCTCAGTCCATATCAAAAAGGCACCTGACCTCTTTGAGCGATGTACAGGAGAGAgcggaaaagtacatcaacatggaggaaaatgtCAAACTACGGGAACCCAGCTGGCGAATGGGGCCCCCTCActcagcaaaagaaaaagaaagggagccaaagaaaaaagaggaggTCGGCCCCAACAGATCTAGGAGATATCACTCCTACACTCCTCTAAAAGTCTCCCTAGTAGATGTGTACAGAGAAATCTGCAACACTGAAAGATTGCCGCCTCCcagacccattaaaaataaaaaggggggAGTCGCAACGACTACTGCGAATACCATAAGATATATGGCCACCCAACAAATGATTgctacgacctcaaaaatgtga